Proteins found in one Lycium ferocissimum isolate CSIRO_LF1 chromosome 6, AGI_CSIRO_Lferr_CH_V1, whole genome shotgun sequence genomic segment:
- the LOC132059571 gene encoding GDSL esterase/lipase LTL1-like, with product MTNMMSCSFSSFSRIVLFVLAFSAFSLQAEARAFFVFGDSLVDNGNNNYLITTARADSPPYGIDYPTRRATGRFSNGLNIPDIISEQLGMEPTLPYLAPQLTGDRLLVGANFASAGVGILNDTGIQFLNIIRIGKQLEYFQQYQRRVTALIGAEQTQQLVNSALVLITLGGNDFVNNYYLVPFSARSRQFSLPDYVRYLISEYRKVLQKLYDLGSRRVLVTGTGPLGCVPAELAQRSPTGVCAVELQRAAALFNPQLTQMVADLNNQLGANIFIAANTYTMNMDFISNPQAYGFVTSKIACCGQGPFNGIGLCTPLSNLCPNRDIYAFWDAFHPSEKANRIIVRQILTGSPQYMNPMNLSTIMALDSRT from the exons ATGACTAACATGATGAGTTGctcattctcttctttttcacgTATAGTACTTTTTGTGCTTGCATTTTCTGCTTTTTCACTTCAAGCTGAAGCTCGAGCTTTTTTTGTGTTTGGTGATTCACTCGTGGATAATGGTAACAACAACTACTTAATTACTACTGCAAGGGCTGATTCTCCACCTTATGGCATTGACTACCCTACTCGCCGTGCCACTGGTCGCTTCTCCAATGGCCTCAACATACCTGATATCATAA gTGAGCAATTGGGAATGGAGCCAACATTGCCATACTTGGCTCCACAGCTCACAGGAGACAGGCTTCTTGTTGGGGCAAACTTTGCTTCTGCTGGAGTTGGAATCCTTAATGACACGGGCATCCAGTTT TTGAATATAATCCGAATTGGAAAACAGTTGGAGTACTTTCAACAATATCAAAGGAGGGTAACTGCTTTAATTGGAGCAGAACAAACTCAACAGCTAGTGAACAGTGCCCTTGTCCTCATCACACTTGGAGGCAATGACTTTGTTAATAACTACTATTTGGTCCCTTTCTCTGCAAGATCTCGACAGTTTTCCCTCCCTGATTATGTTCGTTATCTCATCTCCGAGTATAGAAAAGTATTACAg AAGCTGTATGACTTGGGATCAAGAAGAGTGTTAGTGACAGGTACTGGACCACTGGGATGTGTGCCAGCAGAATTAGCACAGAGGAGTCCAACTGGTGTATGTGCAGTGGAACTACAACGTGCAGCCGCTTTGTTCAACCCTCAATTGACTCAAATGGTGGCTGATCTCAATAATCAACTTGGTGCTAATATCTTTATTGCTGCTAACACCTATACCATGAACATGGATTTCATCTCTAATCCTCAGGCTTATG GGTTTGTGACATCAAAGATAGCATGTTGTGGACAAGGACCATTCAATGGAATAGGGCTGTGCACACCATTATCAAACCTGTGCCCAAACAGGGACATATATGCATTTTGGGATGCATTCCATCCATCTGAAAAGGCCAATAGGATCATTGTGCGGCAGATTTTGACTGGTTCACCCCAGTACATGAACCCAATGAACCTCAGCACCATTATGGCTTTGGACTCTAGGACCTAA